In Magnolia sinica isolate HGM2019 chromosome 12, MsV1, whole genome shotgun sequence, a single genomic region encodes these proteins:
- the LOC131220638 gene encoding sulfite reductase 1 [ferredoxin], chloroplastic-like, with product MCALHPTRTLSCVCRAWRRPITTALAQAGLLNPRYVDPPNITAMACPALPLCPLAIVEAERGIRDILKRVRAVFDKVWLGGTPNQTSLGKYFMNKVKIHDLEKVLEPLFYNWRCKC from the exons ATGTGTGCCTTACACCCAACCAGAACATTATCTTGTGTTTGCCGTGCATGGAGGCGACCCATCACAACAGCTCTTGCTCAGGCTGGTCTTCTG AATCCTAGGTATGTGGATCCACCCAATATAACTGCAATGGCATGTCCCGCACTACCATTATGCCCTCTAGCAATAGTAGAAGCTGAGCGTGGAATTCGTGACATTCTCAAGCGGGTTCGAGCTGTATTTGATAAG GTTTGGCTCGGGGGAACGCCTAACCAAACCTCACTAGGAAAATATTTCATGAATAAGGTGAAGATTcatgatctagaaaaggttttGGAGCCATTGTTCTACAACTGGAGGTGCAAATGTTAA